The genomic DNA TCTGACGGCGCCGATGGCGCCGTTGGACGTTATGAGGAGCCAGGATGAAAGCACGCCTGATCGCGACCGGTGAACGTGCCCCCAGTTGGGTGGCGCAGGGCTTTGCCGAGTATCAGAAACGTCTGTCGCATTGGCTGCCGTTTGATCTCGTGGAGATCGAGCCGGGCCTGCGCGGCAAAGGGCGCGACGCGCGCCGCGCCACCGATGACGAGGGCAAGCGGGTGATTGCCGCGCTGCCAAAAAATGCCTATGTGGTTGCGCTGGATGTGCCGGGCAAGCAGCTCAGTTCAGAGCAGCTGGCGCAGCGCCTGGAGCACTGGCGCGGGAAGGGGAGGGACCT from Stenotrophomonas sp. 169 includes the following:
- the rlmH gene encoding 23S rRNA (pseudouridine(1915)-N(3))-methyltransferase RlmH; the protein is MKARLIATGERAPSWVAQGFAEYQKRLSHWLPFDLVEIEPGLRGKGRDARRATDDEGKRVIAALPKNAYVVALDVPGKQLSSEQLAQRLEHWRGKGRDLAFLIGGPEGHSAEVSALADEKWSIGPLTLPHMLVRLVVAEQLYRAAAMLANHPYHRA